From one Caldithrix abyssi DSM 13497 genomic stretch:
- a CDS encoding DUF4388 domain-containing protein has protein sequence MALVGNLKDIKLPTLVQINCMEKNTAKLTIEHLGKFGFIYFDGGQVVHAEYDPLIGEEAFFKLLELYSGNFKVENDVKPPAVTIQRNWNNLLLEGLHRRDVNMPDSKFNFTRLFESLFNVKGVEQVSILDKHGNTIAQSDQQKINVTETLFFWYEAEKLSGVVGEHTLRFLRLSLGSKQQFVIKLDENYILVINFSKKIQQELIFSIIRETLKISV, from the coding sequence ATGGCGCTTGTAGGAAATTTAAAAGACATAAAGTTGCCCACGCTGGTTCAGATCAACTGCATGGAAAAGAACACCGCCAAGCTGACCATTGAACACCTTGGCAAGTTCGGCTTTATCTATTTTGACGGCGGTCAGGTGGTGCACGCAGAGTACGATCCTCTGATCGGGGAAGAGGCCTTTTTTAAATTGCTGGAATTGTATTCCGGCAATTTTAAGGTTGAAAATGATGTAAAACCGCCGGCGGTAACCATTCAAAGGAACTGGAATAATTTATTGCTGGAAGGGCTGCATCGTCGGGACGTAAACATGCCTGACAGCAAGTTTAATTTTACGCGGCTCTTTGAAAGCCTGTTTAACGTTAAGGGCGTGGAACAGGTGTCCATTCTGGATAAACACGGCAACACCATTGCCCAGAGTGATCAACAGAAAATTAATGTAACAGAAACGCTCTTTTTCTGGTACGAAGCCGAAAAACTCAGCGGAGTGGTCGGAGAACACACCTTGCGCTTTTTGCGTCTGAGCCTGGGCAGCAAACAACAATTCGTCATTAAATTGGACGAAAACTACATTCTGGTAATTAATTTTTCCAAAAAGATTCAACAGGAACTGATTTTTTCCATTATTCGTGAAACCTTAAAAATTTCGGTTTAA
- a CDS encoding response regulator codes for MVKRILIVDDEETITFSLYQSFILSKKPFEVVTAESGEEALEKFLEKPFHLVITDIFLPGISGFDLIREIKKTHAQTKFIVITAYGSDDKKEEARKEGAQLYVEKPYDIRDFKKKVMEMLK; via the coding sequence ATGGTTAAAAGAATTTTGATTGTGGATGATGAAGAGACCATCACCTTCAGTCTTTATCAGAGTTTTATCCTCAGTAAAAAACCGTTTGAGGTGGTAACCGCCGAAAGCGGCGAAGAGGCGCTGGAAAAGTTCCTGGAAAAACCGTTTCATCTGGTTATTACCGATATCTTTCTGCCGGGCATTAGCGGTTTCGACCTTATTAGAGAGATTAAAAAAACGCATGCGCAAACAAAGTTTATTGTGATTACCGCCTATGGATCGGACGACAAAAAGGAAGAGGCGCGAAAGGAGGGCGCGCAGTTGTACGTCGAAAAACCGTATGATATCAGAGATTTTAAGAAAAAAGTAATGGAAATGTTGAAGTAA
- a CDS encoding HAMP domain-containing protein, translating into MSKFFSIRWKISGLFLVSNIVLGVVIALLVSNHVRQTFRNELIERGRTIGHNLASNSGDLILNEDKVGLRYLIANNMNFESLDYILVHDSEGKIVGDNFNGQVPKSLQVEDLSAINKKESSQVLEVPELNTSVYDLWVPVEEGLIGYIRIGLDTSYVRNVVNQTIKVILLSVLVVTLLGGMFVFFLGGQLVKPIIYLTRRADEISQGKLEQKIELKTHDEIEKLAEALDRLRESVKIALKRLEQQQSLKM; encoded by the coding sequence ATGAGTAAGTTTTTTAGTATTCGCTGGAAAATAAGCGGCCTGTTTTTAGTCAGTAATATCGTTTTAGGCGTGGTTATTGCTTTATTGGTCAGCAACCACGTGCGCCAGACATTCCGCAATGAGCTGATCGAGCGCGGACGAACCATCGGTCACAATCTGGCGAGCAACAGCGGCGACCTGATTTTAAATGAAGATAAAGTGGGCCTCAGGTATTTGATCGCCAACAACATGAACTTCGAAAGCCTCGATTATATTCTGGTACACGATAGCGAAGGAAAGATCGTTGGCGATAACTTCAACGGCCAGGTGCCTAAAAGTTTACAGGTGGAAGATTTAAGTGCCATTAACAAAAAGGAAAGCTCCCAGGTGCTGGAAGTTCCCGAATTAAACACTTCGGTGTATGATTTGTGGGTGCCGGTTGAAGAAGGATTGATTGGATACATTCGCATCGGATTGGATACCTCGTATGTTCGGAATGTGGTCAACCAGACCATAAAGGTCATTTTGCTCTCTGTACTGGTTGTAACGCTATTGGGCGGAATGTTTGTGTTTTTTCTGGGAGGACAGCTGGTTAAACCGATTATTTATTTAACCAGGCGCGCCGATGAAATCAGTCAGGGCAAATTGGAACAGAAAATTGAACTGAAAACGCACGACGAGATCGAAAAACTGGCCGAGGCTCTGGATCGGTTGAGGGAATCCGTGAAAATTGCCCTGAAAAGGCTGGAACAACAGCAATCCTTAAAAATGTAA